TGAGCCCTGGGCCTTGTTTGAACCACCGAAAAATTAATGCAGTATTAATTTTAATGTAACATACTAAGTAAGAGTCTTGCAGCACCTAAAAGACAGACCAGATTTTATGCCAGCGCCAGTTTTCGTGAATTCAGACTTCCTTCCGTCAGGCCTAAAAtacaaaagcttgtgctggaataaatggGCAATCTTTAAGGTGGTATAaaatttctgctttaaaaaaaaaaacctgctactCCTGCAGaactgctgcagctctcaggtaTTTGCCCTTAAAAAGACACTCTGTTTACCCCTAACCATGGTTACACAGATGTAGCTGCCCTGAACTAGTCAACCCACTGGTCTGTTCTGTTGCTGTTCTGACTGGCAACTGTTTTGGAGGGGTCTTTTAAACTATTAATGCCAGTAATTGAATCTGGGGCCCTCTAGACATAAAGACACCCACtcagccgcagcccctccccaagaactaATGACTCATGACTCCAGAAAGAAAGGGTGCAtctgaagatgccttatactgtgtcggaccattggtctatcaaggtcagcctgCCTGCTTTGACTGCCAGTAGCTCTCCCGGGTTCCAAACCTTTCATAtcaccagagattgaacctgggaccttctgcgtacaaAGAAGATGCTTTATCGTCAAGCAACAGTCCTAAGAGCTGTCAAATACTGGCCTTTATAGACATGTGGATACATAAGGCTGCCTTACATCAATTCAGGCTGTGGGTGTATACATggatcagtggcagaacatctgcttggcacccaCAAGGTCCCACGTTCAACCTCTGGAATCTCTGATTGAAAGAGTAACATAGTAGGTAATCtgaaagacttcttcctgagtctctggagagctgcctccagttggagtagacaagactgacctagaaaaaccactggtctgactcagttgaagacagctttgtgtgttcaggtGGCTATCAAAGTTGACATTTGACTCCTTGaagacacacaaagctgccttatactgaggtcAGACCCCTGATCTATCAAGTTCTGCTCTGACTGGCTATGGCTCTCCTTGGTCTCAAGtcgaggtctttcgcatcacctcctacctgatacttttaactggacatgccaaagACTGAACACAGAATCTTCATACaaggcaaatgctctaccactgagccacatagcTACCAGCAGAGAGGCACTTGCATTACCAATAAGGTCTGTAATTTGTCAAACAAAATACATTTAGCTGATTTTCATCCCGCCCTTGTTCCAAGCAGTTCAGGTTGGTGCAGTGTTCCCCCTCCTACATGTTGCCCCACAGCAATGAAAAGCAAACACAGTGTGGCTGTTATAGTGTCATAACTAGAACCTGAGAGACCCAGGGTTTAAGGATGCTCGCCCGCCTGGTACCCCCAGGAGCTCTGGGGGTGGGACAAGGGGTGGATACAATGTTGGCACATGGCACAACGTCACGTTTGCCTGTTTCTCCTGCCGGCCACAGAGGTCGGGGAGGGATCAGCGGGAGAACACCTGCCTGAAGCAGACGCTTGGCATCCCTACCCAGGCTCAAAACTGCCCTCTGCCATGATGTtttaggccagtcattctctcttttGCTAacctaccttgtgtgtgtgtaaagtgccgtcaagtcgcagctgacttatggcaacccctttttggggttttcaaggcaagagactaacagaggtggcttgccagtgccttcctctgcacagcaaccctgggtattccttggtggtctcccatccaaatactaaccagggctgaggtctcagcttctgagatctgatgagatcaggctagcctactttgcagggctgttaAAAGGAAACAATGGAGGTGGTGAGAATGATGGTATACTCTTCTGGGCTCTTTGAAGGCAGGATAAAACACATGCGAAATAAATTCAgaagaaaggggctgtggctctatggtagagcatctgctcggtgtgcagaaggtcccaggttcaatccctggcatctccagttaaagggactaggcaaggaggtgatgtgaaacacccctgcctgagagctgctgccagtctgagtagacaatactgacattgatggaccaagggtctgattcagtgcagaaggtcccaggttcaatccccggcatctccagttaaagggactaggcaaggaggtgatgtgaaaaacctctgcctgagagctgctgccagtctgagtagacaatactgacattgatggaccaagggtctgattccacgtggtctgcctgcctatacatattatttgacaactcctcgtctctgtagagctttttgcttggctagattgaatgctaacccttctaggGTAATgtagggcagaattctgaatataccatactccgacaggatctgcccttgctcttctggctctattgactcattagcccaggggtggggaacgtcaggcccgggggccatataaggccctcgaaatcatttggtctagcccttcatgggtcctggtagatctctagctcagaaggatgctgccctgcctcaatctcttgggcccagctggggacagcagagctcaaaagggagtcgctctatgtggcagacactcggagccgtctccggtcgtgcctcttggctaaatatttgaccaaatattgcaggctaatgtttaagttgataattttgtacggcccccgaataatgttataaatatccaaatggcccttggcagaaaaaaggttccccacccctgcattagcccatgcccttttggaatgccgcttttacgaggaacttcgatcgcgctatatttccccttttaatatacaaatccaatgcctctgtgactgacataatgacTTTTTtgctaagcgatagggaccccaaggctacattgtcagtggcaagatttgtttcaatccttatatccctccaacactagatatatgctgctcaagatcaattgatcaaggagcttctaaggcaggggtggggaacgtcaggcccgggggctgtataaggcccgcgaaatcatttggtctggcccttcatgggtcctggaagatctctagctcagaaggatctaagactgatgatccaccccctcccgtggacaggaatagcctctattcaaggcagatgtgagattgttttgccgagaaaaggaacccttccccccccttgcagaagaattgttagctatggagctgctaggaccacccaagaaactgtgttaaccctttcccaccagggccatggagaaactacgtggcagacacttggagccgtctccggtcgggcctcttggctaaattggttcttgtaggttatccgggctgtgtaaccgtggtcttggtattttacacagcccagataacctacaagaaccaatgaactcttggCTAAATGCTTGACCAAAtagagcaggctaatttttaagttgatagttttTATGGCCTGCGAATTatgttaaggtaaaggtcccctgtgccagcaccgggtcattcctgacccatggggtgacgtcacatcccgatggttttctaggcagactttgtttgcggggtggtttgccagtgccttccccagtcatcttccctttacccccagcaagcaagctgggtactcatttgaccgacctcggaaggatggaaggctgagtcaacctcgggccggcgacctgaaaccgacttccgtcgggatcgaactcaggtcatgagcagagcttggactgcagtactgcagctaaccactctgtgccacggggctcttatctcCCATTATAGGTCTTCACAAAGAGAAAGAGATGTACTCTATACAATAAGTGCATGCTGTGCTGTAAACACATGGGGGAATGTGCaatcttccgtcgggatcgaactcaggtcgtgggcagagcttttgactgcaggactgcagctgaccactctgcgccacggggcagttgataattaagttaataatttttatggcccgcgaattatgttataaatatcccaacggcccttggcggaaaaaaaggttccccacccctgttcttagggataaaaggaaaggattcagcagaaggcagcttcaaaacGCACAAAAAAGGAGGATTGGGGGGGGTGTTTTatttaatgcacacacacacaccccgccccaaaCTCACCGCTGTGTGAGCTAAACCACCGGGGTCCCAGGATTTGGGGGGTGTTTTATTTAatgcacagccccccccccgccccaaactcACCGCTGTGCGAGCTGAACCACCGGGGTCCCAGGATTTGGGGGGTGTTTTATTTaatgcacaacccccccccccggcccaaaCTCACCGCTGTGCGAGCTGAACCACCGGGGTCCCAGGATTTGGGGGGTGTTTTATTTaatgcacaacccccccccccggcccaaaCTCACCGCTGTGCGAGCTGAACCACCGGGGTCCCAGGTGCAAAGGCAGCGCGTCGGCCAGCGAGGCCCTGGAGCCCAGGTAGAGCATCCCGTCTCTGTGGTGACCGCCTCCCGTCTCCTGGTAACCGTTGCCATGGGCGAAAGGGGCGGAGTCCGCGCCGCCGCCAGGGCCCCCTCGCTCCGAGTCCCCCGCCGCGGCGGTGGCGGCCGCCGACGCCGCCGTGTAGAGGCCGAAGGGGACGCTGCCGGGCGCCGCCGGCTCCCCCCCGCCCAGCCCCACGCCCACGCCGGCCACGGAGCTGACGGAGCGGCTGCGCAGCCCCAtggccgccccgccgccgccccggtaCTGCCCGAAGTGGGAGGCCCCTCCGGGCGGCGGCACCGCGCTGTCGTCGCTCgacacgccgccgccgccccgcgagcggccccctgccgccgccgccgccgccgcgctctGCTTGCCGCCCATGCCGAGCCGGGGAGCCGGCGACTAGGAGCTAAGGCCGCCCCCGGAGCCGGGCATCCTCGCCCCGCCGTCGCAGCAGCCCCGCCTCCGCTTCCTTCTccccacgccgccgccgccgccgcgccccaaCGGGCGGCCCGCCGCGCCTCCCGGGCTCATCCACGGCGCGCCCTTCGGGGCCCGCCCTACGGCAGGGAGAAGCGGCGGCGGCTGTGCCGCGGCCCTCTCGCGCTGCTCCGCATCCAGGCCGCGGCCTCTGGCACCGCCCGCCGCCGAGGCTGCCTCTGGTCCGAGGGGAGGCCAGCTGGGGCGCCTCGCCGTCGGCGCGGCCCGGCCCTCCTTGACGGCGGCCGGGGAAGACAATGGAGGCGCGCGCGGCGCCTGCGCGCGCAGgcgccccgccccctccgccgccgccgccgccgccgcggggtTGCGTCAAGGGCTGCTCCAGAGGAGCGAGCCCGCCCTCGGGGGTCGCTggcgctgggcggcgggggcctcGCGGAACCTTGCCCAAGGGCTGCGCAGCGTCAATGGAGTTTTTACACAATATTTtcctgaagggttgccaggtccctctttagtagaaaagagcaagagtccggtagcacctgaaagactaacacaaatattttctggccgggtatgagcttgcgcgagccacagctcacttcttcagatctgcagtagtagaaaagggcaagagtccagcagcaccttaaagactcacaaaaatattttctggtagggtatgagcttgcgcgagccacagctcacttcttcagatacaactagaatgtgcaTCCATCTGTTTATCGGGTACCTTATTATGCTGATAATaattcacgatgggtagccgttttagtctgtctgcagtagaaaagagtgagctgtggctcacgcaagctcactcatacccggccagaaaatatttttgttagtctttaaggtgctaccggacgcttgctcttttctactgcagacaggctaacacggctacccatcgtgaattGTTATCAGCATAATAAGGTACCCAATAAACAGATGGatgcacattctagctgtatctgaagaagtgagctgtggctcacgcaagctcatacccggccagaaaatatttttgttagtctttaaggtgctaccggactcttgctcttttctactgcagacagactaaaacggctacccattgtgaattattATCAGCATAATAAGGTACCCGAT
Above is a genomic segment from Euleptes europaea isolate rEulEur1 chromosome 17, rEulEur1.hap1, whole genome shotgun sequence containing:
- the ZNRF1 gene encoding E3 ubiquitin-protein ligase ZNRF1, producing MGGKQSAAAAAAAGGRSRGGGGVSSDDSAVPPPGGASHFGQYRGGGGAAMGLRSRSVSSVAGVGVGLGGGEPAAPGSVPFGLYTAASAAATAAAGDSERGGPGGGADSAPFAHGNGYQETGGGHHRDGMLYLGSRASLADALPLHLGPRWFSSHSGFKCPICSKSVASDETEMHFIMCLSKPRLSYNDDVLTKDAGECVICLEELLQGDTIARLPCLCIYHKSCIDSWFEVNRSCPEHPSD